In one Gemmatimonadales bacterium genomic region, the following are encoded:
- a CDS encoding DEAD/DEAH box helicase, with amino-acid sequence MPWPRVVAEALRSVAHPAEMGAASLTTHPLATTLQRIADAERAELPNAAAPAFLLPHQIEPWRRVTAALRGWDGALLAERPGTGKTWIALAIASRHDGPVVAMVPAIVRGQWESAAARAQLQLTFWTHERLSRGKLPPIDARLVIVDEAHRFRDLSSRRSRTMAPWLVGRKTLLISATPIVNRVADLIALLRLVVSDDALALDGTQRLTDLQQEIPTNSGLRRVVVRSTAVPPELFARRTEVINADEEEVRRGEAAVAVIGRLVLSESGSVRRLVRSVLLDAAASSDAALWSALHRYRALLLQSRDSGGASRAMLRRFAGEALDQLVFWPLLEVQPALGDLPHGDIAYLDRILAQPAPAERWIVDIAHRCADGAITTCFARHRATAQRLRETMGDSAAWVTGGAAGIGPHRMDRATVLAAFGPSRASWQSRRHVPLMLIATDVAAEGLDLHAAGRIVHVDLPWTAMRIEQREGRLLRIGQHHHRVDVVVRMPAPAIEAALAPAARIDRKSALTRQWLAALEFHPPACGDAASHVSTTALRDGGASATIVAVQLARGSRHGRMVVTRIAGTPWTSDLRQARALIDRARRAMPGVGRVDEQRQLIGEAMRAALGLASSEHHAPCAGLIARVHRLARRAAKERDAAVLARLDRLLRFAAASPTAGARSILSDLCAARDDELCRADVPDCPGVSPVTACVVGAIFLQ; translated from the coding sequence ATGCCGTGGCCGCGCGTCGTCGCTGAAGCGCTCCGATCGGTTGCGCATCCGGCGGAGATGGGCGCTGCCTCTCTCACCACCCATCCGCTCGCGACGACGCTGCAGCGCATCGCCGACGCAGAGAGGGCAGAATTGCCGAACGCGGCGGCGCCGGCGTTCCTGCTCCCTCACCAGATCGAGCCATGGCGGCGGGTGACCGCGGCGTTGCGAGGGTGGGACGGCGCCCTGCTGGCGGAGCGACCGGGTACCGGAAAAACCTGGATAGCGCTGGCCATCGCATCGCGGCATGACGGTCCGGTCGTTGCCATGGTTCCGGCCATCGTTCGTGGGCAGTGGGAGTCGGCCGCAGCGCGTGCCCAGCTCCAATTGACCTTCTGGACGCACGAGCGGCTGTCGCGCGGAAAGTTGCCGCCGATAGACGCGAGACTGGTGATCGTCGACGAAGCCCACCGCTTTCGGGACCTGTCGTCTCGGCGAAGCCGCACGATGGCACCATGGCTCGTCGGCCGGAAGACCTTGCTGATCAGCGCCACGCCAATCGTCAATCGCGTCGCGGATCTCATCGCGCTGCTCCGCCTGGTCGTGTCGGACGATGCGCTGGCCCTGGATGGCACCCAGCGATTGACCGACCTGCAACAGGAGATTCCCACGAATTCAGGGCTCCGCCGGGTCGTGGTGCGGTCGACCGCTGTACCGCCGGAGCTCTTCGCACGGCGAACGGAAGTGATCAACGCCGACGAGGAGGAGGTCCGCCGAGGAGAAGCTGCGGTCGCAGTGATCGGCCGGCTGGTGCTGAGCGAATCGGGGAGCGTCCGGCGACTGGTCCGGTCGGTGCTCCTCGATGCCGCCGCGTCGAGCGACGCCGCGCTGTGGAGTGCACTCCATCGGTATCGCGCCCTGCTGCTGCAGTCTCGAGACTCGGGGGGGGCGTCTCGCGCCATGCTCCGCCGATTCGCGGGAGAGGCACTCGACCAGCTCGTCTTCTGGCCGTTGCTCGAGGTCCAGCCGGCATTGGGCGATCTTCCCCATGGCGACATTGCATATCTCGACAGGATCCTCGCTCAACCGGCGCCGGCGGAGCGATGGATTGTCGACATCGCGCATCGGTGCGCGGACGGCGCGATTACGACCTGCTTTGCGCGCCATCGCGCCACCGCCCAGCGACTGCGGGAGACAATGGGTGATTCCGCGGCGTGGGTCACCGGTGGTGCCGCGGGAATCGGCCCGCATCGGATGGATCGCGCAACGGTGCTTGCCGCGTTCGGACCATCACGAGCGTCGTGGCAATCGCGCCGGCATGTCCCGTTGATGCTGATCGCGACCGACGTCGCCGCCGAAGGACTCGACCTGCATGCCGCGGGTCGGATCGTCCACGTCGATCTGCCGTGGACGGCGATGCGCATCGAGCAACGTGAGGGGCGACTGCTCCGGATCGGTCAACATCACCATCGCGTCGATGTGGTGGTGCGGATGCCGGCCCCTGCGATCGAAGCGGCGCTGGCGCCCGCGGCGCGGATCGACCGCAAGAGCGCACTGACACGGCAATGGCTCGCCGCACTCGAGTTTCATCCTCCAGCGTGCGGAGACGCCGCATCGCACGTCAGCACCACGGCGCTGCGCGACGGCGGCGCCTCTGCGACAATTGTCGCGGTCCAACTTGCGCGCGGATCGCGGCATGGACGGATGGTCGTGACGCGAATCGCCGGGACGCCGTGGACCAGCGATCTGCGGCAGGCCCGCGCGCTGATCGACCGAGCGCGGCGGGCGATGCCGGGTGTTGGCCGCGTCGACGAGCAGCGCCAGTTGATTGGCGAGGCAATGCGCGCCGCGCTCGGCCTGGCGTCATCGGAGCATCACGCGCCATGCGCCGGCCTGATCGCTCGCGTGCACCGCCTGGCGCGCCGTGCGGCGAAGGAGCGCGACGCGGCGGTACTGGCCAGACTCGACCGGTTGCTCCGCTTCGCAGCGGCCTCGCCGACCGCGGGCGCACGGTCGATCCTCTCCGACCTGTGCGCGGCCCGTGACGACGAACTCTGTCGAGCCGACGTTCCCGATTGTCCGGGTGTGAGTCCCGTGACCGCCTGTGTGGTCGGCGCGATCTTCCTCCAGTGA
- a CDS encoding N-6 DNA methylase, with protein sequence MESSSKAESMAEFAALVRHLGGEALALPRVFLGPIPIAAIGTLAALDVWGVIGSSHETVHTARRLARCGRLGLVVGSDPATDRWSAVINVHPMRPVAMLRGDVMALPFRRLARAVRAASVTSLEQAVAFAEALDVDAEGRRTFRLLHGLIRAGVEMLPRSVRLEDRHAWTLAQLTRLLFLRFVESEGWLDGNPRFLLDGFDRCAAARRDPTRYFLDPLFFGTLNRPAHERSALARSFGAVPFLNGGLFEPHVIERRIKMRLPVSYWQHAFEALVERVDVTLDADADDGRVAPELLGRVFEGVMQPAERKEHGTFFTPPALVEALVRDALTCHLAWRMPRGESELARSLDDPDPVLRRTLLDVAVLDPAVGSGAFLVGALAILHGPGPRHAGRTRFLVTRRLYGVDRHPDAVRLCELRLWLEVLRAMRGRSIAEIPPLPNLDARVRAGDTLIDPLHHETVGRRAAQLIAARQRSIDGMHGQPKRAAITSARASERRAVLEALEQRRDQLQQDIAQWLAAARAPTLFGGRHRVGTAGRRELVTLRAAMWRCRAELRRLARDASSAPFAIRTAFAPVFARRGGFDLVLGNPPWIRAERLAPSTRDTLMQRYRWWRGSGTGWQHLPDIAIAFMERSVELAAPDGTVALLVPAKIATANYGAAARASLATKTSLHCVADLADDPRAGFDATTYPLALIASRRPPSATDRVRLGLTRDAPTAPQQQWGSAATWSLGSPEIHRIAARLSREHPPLSEHVAAQLGLKTGANAAFIDPPAALHAWGRPAIRGRDIRPFSAPAGTMVLWPADDRGVPWETLPTPVAEYLETHALRLKRRADHHNGPWWQLFRTRAATAPHRVIWRDLAPTLQAAVVWRSSDVPLNSCYVAAVRSELIAASLAAWLNATPIRVLARLVAEPAAGGCARYAARAVGAIPLPAVALGDPVLAAFCHTAAGHDVQDALDSHVAQLLDLSTSERQLFDAVAARRR encoded by the coding sequence ATGGAATCCTCGTCGAAGGCCGAGTCGATGGCGGAGTTCGCCGCGCTCGTTCGCCATCTCGGTGGCGAAGCGTTGGCCCTTCCGCGAGTGTTTCTCGGCCCGATTCCGATTGCCGCGATCGGTACGCTGGCGGCGCTGGACGTCTGGGGCGTCATCGGTTCCTCACATGAGACGGTCCACACCGCCAGACGTTTAGCTCGGTGCGGGAGGCTTGGATTGGTCGTCGGATCGGACCCGGCAACCGATCGCTGGAGTGCGGTGATCAATGTCCATCCGATGCGTCCGGTCGCAATGCTCCGCGGCGACGTCATGGCGCTGCCATTCCGCCGGCTTGCTCGCGCGGTGCGAGCTGCCTCCGTCACGTCGCTGGAGCAGGCGGTCGCGTTCGCCGAGGCGCTCGACGTCGATGCCGAAGGCCGCAGAACATTTCGTCTCCTTCACGGCCTGATTCGCGCCGGCGTGGAGATGCTCCCGCGGTCGGTCCGGCTGGAAGATCGTCACGCATGGACCCTGGCCCAGCTGACTCGCCTTCTCTTTCTGCGGTTCGTCGAATCGGAAGGCTGGCTCGACGGGAATCCGCGCTTCCTGCTCGATGGCTTCGACCGGTGCGCTGCTGCTCGTCGTGACCCCACACGCTATTTCCTCGATCCGCTCTTCTTCGGCACGCTCAATCGGCCCGCTCACGAACGAAGTGCGCTCGCGCGGTCCTTTGGTGCAGTTCCGTTCCTCAACGGCGGCCTGTTCGAACCACACGTGATTGAGCGGCGAATCAAGATGCGACTTCCCGTTTCGTACTGGCAGCATGCGTTCGAAGCGTTGGTCGAGCGGGTCGACGTGACGCTCGATGCCGATGCCGACGATGGACGAGTCGCCCCGGAACTCCTTGGTCGCGTGTTCGAAGGAGTCATGCAACCTGCGGAACGCAAGGAGCATGGCACGTTCTTCACGCCACCGGCGCTGGTCGAGGCACTGGTGCGGGACGCCTTGACGTGCCACCTCGCGTGGCGAATGCCCCGGGGAGAATCGGAACTCGCCAGATCGCTCGACGATCCAGACCCCGTGTTGCGCCGGACGCTGCTCGACGTGGCCGTGCTCGATCCCGCGGTGGGATCGGGCGCGTTTCTGGTCGGTGCGCTGGCGATCCTTCACGGGCCGGGTCCTCGGCATGCCGGGCGCACTCGCTTTCTCGTCACCCGCCGACTCTATGGTGTCGACCGACATCCGGATGCGGTACGGCTCTGCGAACTCCGGCTCTGGCTCGAAGTCCTGCGAGCGATGCGCGGCCGATCGATTGCGGAGATTCCGCCACTGCCGAATCTCGACGCCAGGGTGCGAGCGGGCGACACGCTGATCGATCCACTCCATCATGAGACGGTCGGCCGTCGCGCCGCGCAGTTGATTGCTGCCCGTCAGCGGTCGATCGATGGAATGCATGGGCAACCGAAACGTGCTGCGATCACTTCCGCCCGCGCGAGTGAGCGACGGGCAGTCCTCGAGGCGCTCGAGCAGCGCCGAGATCAATTGCAGCAGGACATCGCCCAGTGGCTTGCGGCAGCACGCGCTCCGACTCTCTTCGGCGGACGACATCGTGTCGGCACCGCCGGTCGGCGCGAACTGGTCACCCTCCGAGCGGCAATGTGGAGGTGTCGCGCGGAGCTTCGCCGTCTGGCGCGTGATGCGTCTTCCGCGCCATTCGCCATCCGGACGGCGTTTGCTCCCGTCTTCGCACGCCGCGGCGGGTTTGATCTCGTCCTGGGCAATCCCCCGTGGATCCGGGCCGAGCGACTGGCGCCGTCGACTCGAGACACCCTCATGCAGCGGTATCGCTGGTGGCGCGGCAGCGGAACGGGGTGGCAACATCTCCCCGATATCGCGATTGCCTTCATGGAGCGGAGCGTCGAACTGGCAGCGCCGGACGGCACCGTGGCGTTGCTGGTCCCAGCCAAGATCGCCACGGCGAATTATGGTGCCGCCGCCAGAGCGTCACTGGCGACCAAGACATCGCTCCATTGTGTGGCCGACCTCGCCGACGATCCGCGCGCCGGCTTCGACGCGACAACGTATCCGCTTGCGCTGATCGCCAGCCGGCGACCGCCGTCGGCAACGGATCGCGTCCGTCTCGGGCTGACCCGCGACGCACCGACTGCACCGCAGCAGCAGTGGGGGAGCGCTGCGACGTGGAGCCTCGGGTCACCCGAGATCCATCGCATCGCCGCACGACTGTCGCGCGAGCATCCGCCGCTATCGGAGCATGTCGCGGCGCAGCTGGGACTCAAGACCGGCGCCAATGCGGCATTCATCGATCCGCCGGCGGCACTGCACGCGTGGGGACGCCCGGCAATCAGGGGACGAGACATCAGGCCGTTCTCTGCGCCGGCCGGCACGATGGTACTCTGGCCGGCGGACGACCGCGGCGTTCCGTGGGAGACGCTTCCCACGCCGGTCGCGGAATATCTCGAGACTCATGCGTTGCGACTCAAGCGTCGCGCTGATCATCACAACGGGCCCTGGTGGCAGCTGTTCCGAACGCGCGCTGCGACAGCGCCCCACCGCGTGATATGGCGAGACCTCGCTCCGACGTTGCAAGCCGCCGTGGTGTGGCGATCGTCCGACGTTCCGCTCAACAGCTGCTATGTCGCGGCGGTCCGGTCGGAACTCATCGCCGCGTCGCTCGCGGCGTGGCTGAATGCCACACCGATTCGCGTGCTGGCTCGGCTCGTGGCGGAACCGGCGGCCGGCGGATGCGCGCGCTATGCCGCCCGGGCCGTCGGCGCGATTCCACTGCCAGCGGTCGCGTTGGGCGATCCGGTCCTCGCGGCATTCTGCCATACGGCGGCCGGCCACGACGTACAGGACGCACTCGATTCGCACGTCGCGCAATTGCTCGATCTTTCGACGTCAGAACGCCAGTTATTCGATGCCGTGGCCGCGCGTCGTCGCTGA
- a CDS encoding LD-carboxypeptidase, whose amino-acid sequence MTPKPILPPRLRPGARVALIAPSGPLLERDHLARGEALCRALGYAPRVMPNAGAVHGYLAGTDAERLADLNAALIDPSIDAVWCLRGGDGLNRILDRVDFDGFAAQPKPVIGYSDITLLLLALMRETGVVAFHGPMARSAMPEFSRHHFDLVLTNPEPAGELGRLQPDPAILIPERGRIVTVIPGCAVGTLVGGNLTLLQALIGTRYFPDLTGAILFLEEIGEDLYRIDRMLAHLQMAGLLAGLAGVAIGRLSRMRHATVEGAFGLDQVLRNYFERLNIPVAHGFPIGHIREQWTLPIGVRAALDATAGALSLLEAAVC is encoded by the coding sequence ATGACACCCAAGCCGATCCTTCCTCCCAGACTCCGACCCGGCGCGCGCGTAGCACTCATCGCGCCGTCGGGGCCGTTGCTCGAGCGCGATCATCTGGCGCGCGGTGAAGCGCTCTGCCGCGCCCTGGGCTACGCACCACGGGTGATGCCCAACGCCGGCGCCGTGCACGGATACCTCGCCGGGACCGACGCCGAACGACTCGCCGACCTCAACGCTGCGCTTATCGATCCGTCGATTGATGCGGTCTGGTGTCTCCGCGGCGGCGACGGACTCAACCGCATTCTCGATCGGGTCGACTTCGACGGCTTCGCGGCGCAGCCCAAACCGGTAATCGGCTATTCGGACATCACGCTCCTGCTTCTCGCATTGATGCGCGAGACCGGCGTGGTGGCGTTCCACGGTCCGATGGCGCGTTCCGCGATGCCGGAGTTTTCGCGGCATCATTTCGACCTGGTCCTCACCAACCCCGAGCCGGCAGGAGAACTTGGTCGGCTACAACCGGATCCAGCGATCCTGATTCCCGAACGCGGCCGCATCGTCACGGTGATTCCAGGCTGCGCAGTCGGGACGCTCGTTGGCGGCAATCTCACGCTGCTGCAGGCACTCATCGGCACGCGCTATTTCCCCGATCTCACCGGGGCAATCCTTTTTCTCGAGGAGATCGGCGAAGACCTCTACCGCATCGACCGCATGCTGGCGCACCTGCAGATGGCCGGTCTCCTGGCGGGCCTCGCGGGTGTCGCGATCGGTCGCCTGTCGCGGATGAGGCACGCAACGGTGGAAGGGGCGTTCGGACTCGATCAGGTGCTGCGAAATTACTTCGAACGACTCAACATTCCTGTCGCGCACGGGTTTCCGATCGGTCACATTCGCGAGCAATGGACGCTGCCGATCGGCGTGCGAGCCGCACTCGATGCGACCGCCGGCGCACTCTCGCTCCTCGAGGCTGCGGTCTGCTGA
- a CDS encoding alpha/beta hydrolase — MATTILSRHELPGALGPILVDVRTANRTTAQPAILVMHGFKGFKDYAFLPVISERIARAGFTAVTFSVSGSGVDQHGNFVFPDRFAHNTYTREFADIAAVLTALDDGTLALPRPTTVGILGHSRGGGVVICVARETPRIAAVVTWAAISTVRRYTDAQVELWRRRRTMSVTNARTGQVLPMDYEIVEDVLAHPDRFDILAAAAALKRPWLLIHGDADETVPVAEAHELAAAARNPEFEACFIAGGSHTFGAVHPWGGGTAATTELFDATVRFFAQHLR, encoded by the coding sequence ATGGCCACCACCATCCTCTCGCGTCATGAGCTTCCCGGCGCACTCGGCCCGATCCTGGTCGATGTGCGGACCGCCAATCGAACGACGGCGCAGCCGGCGATACTGGTGATGCATGGGTTCAAGGGATTCAAGGACTACGCATTCCTCCCGGTGATTTCCGAGCGGATTGCGCGCGCGGGGTTCACGGCCGTCACCTTTTCAGTGAGCGGCTCGGGTGTCGACCAGCACGGCAACTTCGTCTTTCCCGATCGCTTTGCCCACAACACTTACACTCGGGAATTCGCCGACATCGCCGCCGTCCTCACTGCGCTGGATGACGGCACCCTCGCGCTCCCGCGACCGACTACCGTCGGTATCCTCGGCCATTCCCGCGGCGGCGGTGTCGTCATCTGCGTCGCGCGGGAGACGCCGCGAATCGCGGCCGTGGTGACATGGGCCGCGATCTCCACTGTTCGGCGCTACACCGACGCACAGGTCGAACTCTGGCGGCGCAGGCGAACGATGAGCGTCACCAACGCGCGGACGGGGCAGGTGCTCCCGATGGATTATGAAATTGTCGAGGACGTCCTCGCTCATCCGGATCGATTCGACATCCTCGCCGCGGCTGCCGCACTGAAGCGGCCCTGGCTGCTGATCCACGGTGACGCGGATGAAACGGTCCCCGTCGCGGAGGCGCATGAGCTTGCGGCCGCAGCGCGAAATCCCGAGTTCGAGGCGTGCTTCATCGCGGGCGGAAGTCACACGTTTGGTGCGGTGCATCCCTGGGGCGGTGGCACGGCGGCCACGACCGAATTGTTCGACGCGACGGTGCGATTCTTCGCGCAGCATCTGCGCTGA
- a CDS encoding CoA pyrophosphatase, which translates to MPLERLIERLRASTPRHADDLDRPRAAVALALAPNPDQILLIRRAERVGDPWSGHLALPGGRRQDDDPDLLATAIRETFEETGIQLQREWCVAQLDDLVPRTPTLPPIVVRPFVFVIDRAHEPGTSGEVVQSMWTSIEALARAGVVTRRIDVKGSLRDVAGYAIGDGLLWGMTERIVTPVLALWEEARLGTRKT; encoded by the coding sequence ATGCCACTTGAACGGCTGATCGAACGGCTGCGTGCATCGACACCTCGACACGCCGACGATCTCGACCGCCCGCGCGCCGCAGTCGCCCTCGCCCTTGCGCCGAACCCCGATCAGATCCTCCTCATCAGGAGAGCCGAGCGGGTCGGTGATCCGTGGTCGGGACATCTCGCGCTTCCGGGCGGCCGGCGGCAGGACGACGATCCCGATCTCCTTGCGACGGCGATTCGTGAGACGTTCGAGGAAACGGGAATACAGCTCCAGCGCGAATGGTGCGTCGCGCAGCTCGACGATCTCGTCCCCCGCACGCCGACCCTCCCGCCGATTGTGGTGCGTCCGTTCGTCTTTGTCATCGACCGCGCGCATGAACCGGGAACGAGCGGTGAAGTCGTCCAATCGATGTGGACCTCGATCGAGGCGCTCGCTCGCGCCGGAGTCGTCACGCGGCGGATCGATGTCAAAGGATCACTTCGCGATGTCGCGGGATACGCGATCGGCGATGGCTTGCTCTGGGGAATGACGGAGCGGATCGTGACACCGGTGCTGGCACTCTGGGAGGAAGCGCGGTTGGGCACCCGGAAGACTTAG
- a CDS encoding metal-dependent transcriptional regulator, producing the protein MPKYLASDLSRSVEDYLKVIYHLTEAGKSASTNDIAESLDVAAPSVSGMIKRLAEAGLVEHLPYKGVTLTSDGARAALQILRRHRIIESYLVSSLGYSWDNVHDEAEQLEHAVSDELVERMSRALGDPRFDPHGDPIPAANGQMARVDTTPLPSVVIGETVIIARVDTGAADRLRWLADAGLIPGACVTMLELQPFNGPITLSLNGDRRVIGRDLAQQILCARTR; encoded by the coding sequence GTGCCTAAATATCTGGCCTCCGACCTCTCCCGCTCAGTCGAGGACTACCTCAAGGTCATCTACCACCTGACCGAAGCCGGTAAGTCGGCATCCACAAATGACATAGCTGAGTCCCTCGACGTGGCAGCCCCGTCCGTGAGCGGGATGATCAAGCGACTCGCCGAGGCCGGACTCGTCGAGCATCTCCCGTACAAGGGCGTCACGCTCACCTCCGACGGTGCCCGTGCGGCACTCCAGATCCTTCGGCGCCACCGCATCATCGAGAGCTACCTCGTTTCGTCGCTCGGCTATAGCTGGGACAACGTCCACGACGAGGCCGAGCAGCTGGAGCACGCCGTCTCGGACGAACTGGTCGAACGGATGTCGCGGGCCCTGGGCGATCCGCGCTTCGATCCCCACGGCGATCCGATCCCGGCCGCCAATGGCCAGATGGCTCGAGTCGACACGACGCCGTTGCCGTCGGTCGTGATCGGTGAAACGGTGATCATTGCGCGCGTCGATACCGGCGCTGCCGATCGACTGCGCTGGCTCGCGGACGCCGGCCTGATACCCGGCGCCTGTGTCACCATGCTCGAATTGCAGCCGTTCAACGGACCGATCACCCTTTCGCTCAATGGCGACCGGCGCGTGATCGGGCGCGATCTCGCCCAGCAGATTCTCTGCGCCCGGACGCGCTGA